One part of the Aspergillus luchuensis IFO 4308 DNA, chromosome 5, nearly complete sequence genome encodes these proteins:
- a CDS encoding ankyrin repeat domain-containing protein (COG:S;~EggNog:ENOG410PM6C;~InterPro:IPR002110,IPR020683,IPR027417,IPR007111, IPR036770;~PFAM:PF05729,PF12796,PF13637,PF13606;~antiSMASH:Cluster_5.19;~go_function: GO:0005515 - protein binding [Evidence IEA]), translated as MDVSISVAVVRLVRGKCRIPFYRVRISQFDGDCGIQRIKVRVPGDVDTGTNDTSYEKEGSLPPTAPADKFPEDLWQKGFEALLPEEQEQLKELMVTPAEFWPNGEPTSSTFTGTDVRTIIEMMRERQKQWNDRTYEIKIRGHTIVPREYTERIIDCLTTIGDIGVQFLPQPASVVWPLVKGILQVPTNADAETAAAAMTADILIRTISCGSAYEEIYQGKVDLKLWEMLQSALVNLYVAALKLLIFASKRFKEHTVSHLIGAFLSPKKGQNQVTDLKSRYSELLEIVQYFQNEITGQMSENVNDIIKALEKFRGLDSFVAKSFDAIFERMDEQRVSKILDWVSPHKPFDRHSPKKKDRAADTCQWILHNPIFDDWERSISPEVIWLQGSIGTGKSFLTSMVIDHLLETQEPTEGLAFYYCERRGQSFQISDDVIRSLLRQLACPPEKEFPNNKIRKDFQSLFAKMGNQMSELDIKTCKQYLHQSVNWYSRITVVLDALDECDKGSRHELFKEIINFFSTQSGHSIRVFVSARPEPDIMAYFEKFPVIATENPGVQKDIKSFVRNRITYLWDNKWTSISKEVKTETIDTLTEKSNGMFQWVNLQIEQLKECDIDSAVRERLSIMPKKLSDAYNEIYARISRVHSQKQRVDCAFKWVMCSYSPVTPEYIVTAVRYLEDCNAPEEEIGIDTLLGLCQNLLVIDESTGYLRFPHASVVEYIEKELWDTPAADCYAAKACLKSLMVTHGEAKDETTYNIQRTARAPVATNYQVSIDGSSTHLTNHFHIYCRHHWMGHVQRYETMVSNPENFDNGLVSLLKRFLNSPTQSGPFYRKWYHDVLTDGLSEPASRDPKLKYEDMFRWTYMVMSNDLSLPTLPILAMCLFGLNAILLDWWESAGAMLNTLKNSRDESLLILAVKTNNLPICRRLVRNGAPLDYECDNGNALYMAAQGGHRDIVEFLVQNKASVNHVNRYHGTALTAAVSFGNLDIARLLIEKGAGMGINFFGETGYTPLGTAVVQDRLEAIQFLLDEGADINQPGSGFGSPLAAAVRCSSYEVVQLLLNKGADVNKFDDMYESPLEVAADSGRLEVVQLLLNKGADVNKFDDMNKSPLGAAAHLGGLKMVQLLLEYGAVINQLGGRYGSPLAAAAAGGNFEVARFLVSKGANVNLVLPGIYGSALAVAVCYGELEISEFLIENGADINMPPAGQYGRVFAMAAFRGLSDVIRLLVDKGAMMNLPLDNGLVGSELAGAAWAGNVKIVEYLISKGAAVDRALSGFFGSALAAAAYGVRTDSVRLLIDNGASVHLQLETGSVGSALAAAAAAGRLEIVMLLIEKGADVNQTLITGKHKTALSAASYWGQVECVKALLEAGAIVDLALVDFRPENPVETPRYKVNLFSVEEFEDVLCSFPWGKRNEPQMAADKQEVLRILENHAKTHC; from the exons ATGGATGTGAGTATATCCGTAGCTGTTGTCCGTCTTGTCCGAGGTAAATGTCGAATCCCCTTCTATAGAGTCCGTATATCTCAGTTCGATGGTGATTGTGGCATTCAGAGGATAAAAGTCCGCGTCCCAGGTGATGTA gacACGGGGACAAACGACACATCTTACGAGAAAGAGGGATCGCTTCCGCCCACAGCCCCTGCCGATAAATTCCCTGAAGACTTGTGGCAAAAGGGCTTTGAAGCCCTGCTACCAGAGGAGCAAGAACAACTCAAAGAGCTCATGGTGACACCGGCCGAATTCTGGCCAAATGGGGAGCCAACATCATCTACCTTTACTGGTACAGATGTGCGGACAATAATCGAGATGATGCGGGAAAGGCAGAAGCAATGGAATGATCGAACCTACGAAATCAAGATCCGTGGCCACACGATCGTCCCTCGGGAGTACACGGAGCGGATCATTGATTGTCTTACCACAATCGGGGACATTGGGGTTCAATTTCTGCCCCAGCCCGCGAGCGTAGTTTGGCCCTTGGTTAAAGGTATTCTGCAG GTGCCGACTAACGCAGACGCGGAAACCGCAGCTGCAGCCATGACAGCAGATATCCTCATCCGGACCATCAGCTGCGGAAGTGCATACGAGGAGATCTATCAAGGAAAGGTGGACCTTAAGCTATGGGAAATGCTTCAGTCCGCTCTCGTCAATCTCTATGTCGCAGCATTGAAGCTTCTTATCTTCGCTTCCAAGCGATTCAAAGAGCATACCGTCTCTCACCTGATTGGAGCCTTTTTGAGCCCCAAGAAAGGGCAGAACCAAGTTACAGATTTGAAGTCGCGTTATTCCGAGCTGCTTGAAATTGTCCAATATTTTCAGAATGAGATAACTGGCCAAATGAGTGAGAATGTTAATGATATCATCAAAGCATTGGAGAAGTTCCGTGGCCTTGATTCATTCGTCGCGAAAAGCTTCGATGCCATCTTTGAGCGAATGGATGAACAACGAGTGTCAAAAATTCTCGACTGGGTTTCACCACACAAGCCATTCGACCGCCATAGTCCCAAGAAGAAAGATCGAGCGGCTGATACATGCCAGTGGATTCTTCATAATCCAATCTTCGACGATTGGGAGCGGAGCATTTCACCAGAGGTTATCTGGTTGCAAGGGTCCA TTGGCACTGGGAAAAGCTTCTTGACGTCTATGGTCATTGATCATCTTTTGGAAACCCAAGAGCCTACTGAGGGACTGGCTTTCTACTACTGTGAACGTAGAGGACAGAGCTTTCAGATATCAGATGATGTGATCAGGAGCCTTTTGCGCCAATTGGCATGCCCACCCGAAAAAGAGTTCCCTAATAACAAGATTCGCAAAGATTTTCAGAGTCTCTTTGCCAAGATGGGAAATCAGATGAGCGAACTAGATATCAAAACCTGCAAACAGTACCTGCATCAGTCAGTGAATTGGTATAGCCGAATCACGGTTGTTCTTGATGCTCTTGATGAATGTGACAAGGGGTCAAGACATGAGCTTTTCAAGGAGATCATCAATTTCTTTTCGACTCAATCGGGGCATTCAATTAGGGTATTTGTTTCTGCTCGTCCGGAGCCTGATATTATGGCCTACTTTGAAAAATTTCCCGTTATTGCTACAGAAAATCCGGGCGTCCAAAAGGATATCAAAAGCTTCGTAAGGAACAGGATCACCTACCTTTGGGACAATAAGTGGACGAGTATCTCAAAGGAAGTTAAAACAGAGACGATCGATACACTCACAGAAAAGAGCAACGGAAT GTTCCAGTGGGTGAATTTGCAAATTGAACAACTTAAGGAATGTGATATTGACAGTGCTGTCCGCGAACGCCTTTCAATAATGCCAAAGAAGCTATCAGATGCCTATAACGAAATTTATGCCCGGATATCCAGAGTGCATTCTCAAAAACAGCGCGTGGACTGTGCTTTCAAGTGGGTGATGTGTTCATACTCGCCTGTGACCCCAGAGTATATTGTGACAGCTGTTCGATATCTCGAAGATTGCAAtgcgccagaagaagagattggCATCGATACGCTACTAGGTCTTTGCCAAAATTTGCTTGTGATCGACGAGTCCACAGGCTATCTGAGGTTTCCACATGCTTCTGTAGTGGAATACATCGAGAAAGAACTGTGGGACACGCCAGCGGCGGACTGTTATGCTGCCAAGGCTTGCCTGAAGTCTCTTATGGTCACGCATGGTGAAGCGAAAGATGAAACAACCTACAACATCCAAAGAACAGCCAGAGCACCTGTAGCCACTAATTATCAGGTGTCAATTGATGGTTCTAGTACACACCTCACGAACCATTTCCATATATATTGTCGGCATCATTGGATGGGTCATGTTCAACGCTATGAGACCATGGTGTCAAATCCGGAAAACTTTGATAATGGGCTTGTCTCACTGCTCAAAAGATTTCTGAATTCACCAACACAAAGCGGACCTTTCTATCGAAAGTGGTACCATGACGTTCTAACGGACGGTCTATCCGAACCTGCTTCAAGAGACCCTAAATTGAAGTATGAGGACATGTTCCGGTGGACGTACATGGTGATGTCAAACGACCTTTCTCTACCGACTCTTCCCATACTTGCTATGTGCTTATTTGGGCTCAATGCAATACTTCTCGATTGGTGGGAAAGCGCTGGGGCAATGCTTAACACTCTAAAGAATTCGAGAGATGAAAGTCTTCTGATCTTAGCCGTGAAGACTAATAATCTTCCTATTTGTCGGAGGCTTGTGAGAAATGGTGCTCCTCTTGACTATGAGTGTGACAATGGCAATGCTCTATACATGGCGGCCCAAGGAGGCCACAGGGATATTGTAGAATTTCTGGTTCAGAACAAAGCCTCTGTTAATCACGTTAATCGCTACCACGGAACTGCTCTGACAGCTGCCGTGTCTTTTGGCAACCTTGATATAGCACGGCTATTGATAGAGAAAGGGGCAGGGATGGGGATCAATTTCTTTGGAGAAACCGGTTATACCCCGCTGGGGACTGCAGTTGTACAAGATAGGCTTGAAGCCATTCAGTTTCTGCTTGACGAAGGAGCTGATATCAACCAGCCTGGAAGTGGCTTTGGAAGccctcttgctgctgctgtcagaTGTAGCTCTTATGAAGTGGTACAGCTGCTATTGAACAAAGGGGCGGATGTCAATAAATTCGACGACATGTATGAGAGTCCTCTAGAAGTTGCAGCCGACTCAGGTAGGCTTGAAGTGGTCCAGCTGCTACTGAACAAAGGGGCGGATGTCAATAAATTCGACGACATGAATAAGAGCCCTCTAGGAGCTGCAGCCCACTTAGGTGGGCTTAAAATGGTTCAGCTCCTACTTGAGTACGGAGCGGTTATAAATCAACTTGGAGGGCGCTATGGATCCCCTCTTGCCgctgcagcagctggtggtAACTTTGAAGTTGCCCGATTCCTTGTCTCCAAGGGTGCAAACGTCAATCTGGTGCTTCCAGGAATTTATGGAAGCGCCCTTGCAGTTGCTGTATGTTATGGAGAGCTTGAGATTTCTGAGTTTCTAATCGAAAATGGAGCGGATATCAATATGCCGCCCGCGGGCCAGTACGGAAGAGTCTTTGCTATGGCCGCATTTCGTGGTCTTTCCGATGTTATCCGGCTTCTAGTAGATAAAGGCGCGATGATGAATCTGCCTCTCGATAATGGGCTTGTGGGAAGTGAACTCGCTGGTGCTGCCTGGGCAGGAAATGTCAAAATTGTGGAGTACCTTATCAGCAAAGGAGCAGCAGTTGATAGGGCTCTTTCGGGGTTTTTCGGAAGTGCCTTGGCTGCAGCAGCATATGGAGTGAGAACTGACAGCGTCCGACTTCTGATCGACAATGGAGCAAGTGTCCATCTTCAACTCGAGACTGGATCGGTGGGAAGTGCGCTTgcggcagcagccgcagctggAAGACTTGAGATTGTTATGCTTCTCATCGAAAAGGGGGCTGACGTCAACCAGACCTTGATAACAGGGAAGCATAAAACCGCATTGAGTGCAGCTTCGTATTGGGGGCAGGTTGAGTGTGTCAAGGCTCTACTTGAGGCTGGAGCCATTGTGGACCTTGCTTTAGTTGATTTCAGGCCCGAGAACCCCGTCGAGACACCTCGGTATAAGGTTAATTTATTTAGTGTGGAGGAATTTGAGGATGTATTGTGTTCATTTCcgtgggggaaaagaaacgaaCCTCAAATGGCGGCTGATAAGCAGGAGGTATTGAGGATCCTGGAGAACCACGCCAAGACACATTGTTAG
- a CDS encoding uncharacterized protein (COG:S;~EggNog:ENOG410PXC4;~InterPro:IPR011009,IPR002575;~PFAM:PF01636;~antiSMASH:Cluster_5.19), producing the protein MSNETAPETLRLPTVPEIEAATERLSMSDAYDQVFRVGERFAVKSGYGVPLIEAETMKFLEDNQVPVPKVHAAFKDPDTKKTYIIMDHVPGDTLENLLPSLDSSEKATICKLIKDAITKLRSIPSPDYFGMVNRQPYLDGVFWTVNDDPKISGPFTSQDEFNHAIIERLRQIESEQYIRLLRPMIERTLTGHRPVFTHGDLQPKNIMVERLGVRDGCPEFKITLLDWEGAGWFPEYWEFCNATIACRFKPAWLDLVPDILEQYSLEFLMMQVVYAAVFY; encoded by the coding sequence ATGTCAAATGAAACAGCCCCTGAGACCCTCCGCCTACCAACCGTCCCCGAAATCGAGGCTGCAACAGAGCGCCTAAGCATGTCCGATGCATACGACCAAGTCTTCCGCGTGGGGGAGCGCTTCGCAGTAAAATCAGGCTATGGGGTACCCCTCATCGAGGCTGAAACGATGAAATTCCTCGAAGACAACCAAGTCCCAGTTCCCAAAGTCCATGCAGCCTTTAAAGACCCAGACACTAAGAAAACCTATATCATCATGGACCATGTCCCTGGCGACACCCTTGAAAACCTACTGCCATCGCTTGATTCGAGCGAAAAGGCGACGATATGCAAATTGATCAAGGACGCAATCACAAAGCTACGGAGTATACCGTCGCCAGATTACTTCGGTATGGTGAACCGCCAACCCTACCTTGATGGAGTATTCTGGACTGTCAATGACGATCCAAAGATCTCTGGGCCCTTCACAAGCCAGGACGAATTTAATCATGCCATCATCGAGAGACTCCGCCAGATAGAATCAGAACAGTACATTCGATTATTGCGACCCATGATTGAACGGACTCTGACCGGTCACCGTCCTGTTTTCACTCACGGTGACCTTCAGCCGAAGAATATTATGGTCGAGAGGCTCGGAGTTCGCGATGGATGTCCGGAGTTCAAGATTACTTTACTGGATTGGGAGGGTGCTGGGTGGTTCCCGGAGTACTGGGAGTTTTGCAATGCGACGATCGCCTGCAGGTTTAAACCTGCTTGGCTTGACCTTGTGCCTGATATATTGGAGCAGTATTCGTTGGAATTTCTTATGATGCAGGTGGTGTATGCTGCGGTGTTTTACTAG
- a CDS encoding DUF4246 domain-containing protein (COG:S;~EggNog:ENOG410Q1VS;~InterPro:IPR025340;~PFAM:PF14033;~antiSMASH:Cluster_5.19), whose amino-acid sequence MATLTNDGKGPLQVPGFGSIPLDFQLPPEARFAHGLLDYRHTPRLTKREMAMLRFMQKVTEKPGWDSAVLDPDEMQIAQWYREATEGPDGHLLSTAAWEWCLAELRDKAETWRETGRLLVFDSSSAVCHADVCLSDQESLSLSMKEGIQAEIDRLVAPHPQPRPYIQYNRLVDPFLYPLVYNQSRVLVHGGWTSLDNYLWDSADEPAGELPPHPLGLHQDRPHRLDRRPGQGGPESCWSNRFQWLPCEVQFNGTDPLDVRITSYVNNLHPGRHQKLYRCLERLIASSVPSWNEILFYGNTRGCRPPRILTYGCEIHDYKGEHKLFDALHRHPRRQLQLDTSKEWETLRNTAREYIEGPEPPKWKQAEPLPDKPANLLEMLTPEQWDVPNHVYWIATFKRTRRAWFNHPEPGVSFSYKQWKRGEFTGHAIHAQGISKHPDPLHHDRKPIQLEKQFQDEGLQVVVEITRIEIHPENPIYNGEKHFHTEGLRNDRIAATSLYVVECKNLTQVRLAFEHEDKLHASELQCQVPKALAAVYDVSSWERREEEPPRALHTFGSVPLAEGRLLSWPNTYRSKLEPFRLVDPRQPGNLTLIKLRLVDPHYRICSTQNVPPQQHEWWAAAARQAARLDQRLPLEMVWSVMDQVKDWPMSAEDAEELRIKLLFEHERVRRVIDSCVGHHFVDSLPYNEERARYLSNLVSEAGYESP is encoded by the coding sequence ATGGCAACTCTTACCAATGACGGGAAGGGCCCGCTTCAAGTGCCTGGGTTTGGCTCCATTCCCTTGGATTTTCAGCTCCCGCCAGAGGCTCGCTTTGCGCATGGGTTGTTGGACTACCGCCACACACCTCGGTTGACCAAGCGGGAGATGGCCATGCTTCGTTTCATGCAAAAGGTCACGGAGAAACCTGGATGGGATTCTGCCGTACTGGATCCAGATGAGATGCAGATCGCGCAATGGTACCGTGAGGCCACAGAAGGACCGGACGGTCACTTGCTCAGCACCGCTGCATGGGAATGGTGCCTGGCGGAACTGCGCGATAAAGCAGAAACGTGGCGAGAAACCGGCCGCCTCCTGGTCTTTGACAGTTCCTCGGCTGTGTGTCATGCCGATGTGTGTCTGTCAGATCAAGAGTCCCTGTCCCTGTCTATGAAAGAAGGGATCCAAGCGGAGATAGACCGACTGGTGGCCCCACACCCGCAGCCCAGACCCTACATTCAATATAATCGCTTAGTGGATCCATTTTTGTATCCCCTTGTCTACAATCAGTCTCGAGTTCTGGTTCATGGGGGATGGACCTCCCTTGACAATTATCTCTGGGATTCGGCCGACGAACCTGCTGGAGAGctacctcctcatcccctgGGTCTTCACCAAGACCGGCCCCATCGTTTGGATCGCAGGCCTGGTCAGGGCGGACCGGAGAGCTGCTGGTCGAACCGCTTCCAATGGCTTCCTTGTGAAGTGCAGTTCAATGGGACTGACCCCCTGGATGTTCGCATTACTTCATACGTCAATAACCTTCACCCGGGAAGGCACCAGAAACTGTATAGGTGTCTTGAACGCCTCATAGCAAGCTCCGTTCCTTCCTGGAATGAGATCCTATTTTACGGCAATACCCGTGGCTGTCGCCCACCACGTATCCTGACATATGGATGCGAGATTCATGACTATAAAGGAGAGCACAAATTGTTCGATGCCCTACATCGCCATCCACGCAGGCAGCTACAACTTGACACTTCAAAAGAGTGGGAGACCCTGCGCAATACAGCCCGTGAGTACATTGAAGGCCCTGAGCCACCAAAGTGGAAGCAGGCAGAGCCTTTGCCTGACAAACCGGCCAATTTGTTGGAAATGCTCACTCCTGAGCAATGGGATGTTCCTAACCACGTTTATTGGATCGCTACATTCAAACGCACACGTCGAGCTTGGTTCAACCACCCAGAACCCGGTGTCTCGTTCTCGTACAAACAGTGGAAGCGGGGTGAATTTACAGGACATGCGATCCACGCGCAGGGAATCAGCAAACACCCGGATCCGCTACACCATGACCGCAAGCCTATTCAATTAGAGAAGCAGTTTCAAGATGAGGGTTTGCAGGTTGTAGTGGAAATTACCCGCATCGAAATACACCCCGAAAATCCCATCTATAACGGAGAGAAGCATTTCCACACCGAGGGGCTCCGCAACGACCGCATAGCAGCCACCAGTCTGTATGTTGTGGAGTGCAAGAACCTCACCCAAGTCCGCTTGGCCTTCGAGCACGAGGACAAACTTCACGCCTCAGAGCTCCAGTGTCAGGTGCCGAAGGCACTTGCCGCAGTTTATGATGTAAGTTCCTGGGAGCGGCGCGAGGAGGAACCCCCTCGCGCACTGCACACTTTCGGGTCGGTCCCGCTCGCAGAGGGCCGTCTTCTCAGCTGGCCCAATACCTATCGATCGAAGCTCGAGCCCTTCCGCTTAGTGGACCCCAGACAGCCGGGAAATCTAACCTTGATCAAGCTTCGGCTCGTCGATCCACATTATCGCATCTGTTCAACGCAGAATGTTCCTCCGCAGCAACATGAGTGGTGGGCTGCTGCAGCCCGACAGGCAGCTCGGCTCGATCAACGCTTACCTCTGGAGATGGTGTGGTCTGTAATGGATCAAGTGAAAGACTGGCCAATGTCCGCAGAAGATGCCGAAGAGCTACGCATAAAATTGCTATTTGAGCATGAGCGCGTGCGGCGGGTCATTGATTCGTGCGTGGGACACCACTTCGTCGATAGTCTCCCCTACAATGAAGAGAGAGCACGATATTTGAGCAATCTAGTGTCCGAGGCCGGTTATGAGTCCCCTTAG